The Amblyomma americanum isolate KBUSLIRL-KWMA chromosome 5, ASM5285725v1, whole genome shotgun sequence genome window below encodes:
- the LOC144133518 gene encoding uncharacterized protein LOC144133518, giving the protein MPGSARKFHSRQKFGKKRKKSLINNLKRPPAPAVCAENDGSYAPNDRVDDSTEVEVGLPRSSARETATASGRIRHDTVMLRPSDVQRDVIRTKKKLGELASTPATKRKSDCFRDDSSAADRPLDEACFTIVSLASLNDLLRLAKCSTCGGDISVEKGEREYGLAVKLVLKCVNCGDTSSSWSPLRACADRKVNPFVVNVLAAHAMQSTGNQQTALNDIFSTMNISHRGLHTKTWQDYIKKKLTPAATRAAQEMTADCARSVRELYSELRFGNPGNIAVSYDGTWMTRGHTSHIGVGTVIELFTGLVLDYVVLCNFCAGCERGPKPDEPSYQAWRADHLCQKNTEKKAGEMEVEAALILFERSLKKNGLRYTTMLSDGESRAFLALQEADVYGYVKVEKEDCINHVKKRMGTALRNLIAKQKGTENLGGKGKLTGSMITKLSSYYAWALKSHKGDVDSMHKAVMATYRHITSNDETSDHSLCPSGPNSWCQHNAAASRGEPAPKHRHNLPPHVCKALLPIYERLSERKLLERCHRGKTQNSNESLHSLIWALAPKERHASLYTVQAAVAEAVMRFNAGSERTSKIILRELGLNTSAKASKRMMEKDERREHKSARKHAAAENVQGAFKKRHLDNGKQRDYIPGGF; this is encoded by the coding sequence ATGCCTGGATCAGCGCGCAAGTTTCATTCGCGGCAGAAGTTCGGCAAGAAGAGGAAGAAGTCCTTGATTAATAACCTCAAGAGACCCCCTGCTCCAGCTGTCTGTGCTGAGAACGACGGAAGTTATGCGCCGAACGATCGAGTCGACGACAGTACCGAGGTCGAAGTAGGCCTACCGCGTTCCTCGGCCCGAGAGACAGCTACTGCCAGCGGCCGCATACGCCACGATACTGTGATGCTGCGGCCCTCAGATGTGCAGCGAGACGTCATCAGAACCAAGAAAAAACTCGGAGAACTCGCGTCAACTCCAGCAACGAAGCGGAAGTCGGACTGTTTTCGCGATGACAGCAGCGCGGCGGACCGTCCGCTTGATGAGGCGTGCTTCACGATCGTTAGCCTGGCGTCGCTAAACGATCTGCTAAGGCTCGCTAAGTGCAGTACGTGCGGCGGTGATATTAGCGTCGAAAAAGGTGAGCGGGAATATGGGCTCGCCGTTAAACTTGTTCTCAAGTGCGTGAACTGCGGGGACACTTCCTCTTCTTGGAGCCCACTGCGGGCCTGTGCCGATAGGAAGGTGAACCCCTTCGTAGTGAATGTGCTTGCTGCCCATGCAATGCAGAGCACTGGAAACCAGCAAACGGCCCTGAACGATATTTTTTCAACAATGAATATTTCTCATCGCGGCCTTCATACGAAAACATGGCAagattacataaaaaaaaagttgacgcccGCTGCAACTCGAGCAGCCCAAGAAATGACCGCTGACTGTGCGCGATCGGTTCGGGAGCTTTACAGCGAATTGCGGTTCGGAAACCCCGGCAACATCGCTGTTTCTTATGACGGCACATGGATGACACGGGGCCACACATCTCACATAGGTGTGGGCACAGTCATAGAACTGTTCACCGGACTTGTGCTCGACTATGTTGTGCTCTGCAATTTTTGTGCCGGCTGCGAACGAGGCCCGAAACCTGATGAGCCATCCTACCAAGCCTGGAGGGCTGACCACCTCTgccaaaaaaacacagaaaaaaaagcgggGGAAATGGAGGTCGAAGCAGCCCTTATACTTTTCGAGAGGTCTCTCAAAAAGAATGGCCTTCGCTACACCACTATGCTGTCAGATGGCGAGAGCCGTGCTTTCCTTGCACTGCAAGAAGCAGATGTATATGGCTACGTCAAAGTGgaaaaggaggactgcataaaTCACGTCAAGAAGCGCATGGGGACAGCCCTGCGAAATTTGATTGCCAAGCAGAAAGGGACAGAAAACCTTGGAGGCAAGGGTAAACTAACCGGAAGCATGATCACCAAGTTGAGCTCCTATTATGCTTGGGCACTCAAGTCTCATAAAGGGGACGTGGACTCAATGCACAAAGCTGTGATGGCGACATACCGTCATATTACCTCTAATGATGAGACGTCAGATCACAGTTTGTGCCCATCAGGGCCAAACTCCTGGTGCCAGCACAATGCGGCGGCATCGCGAGGGGAGCCTGCACCAAAGCACCGCCACAACCTTCCACCTCATGTGTGCAAGGCATTGCTTCCCATTTACGAGCGGTTATCAGAAAGGAAGCTCCTTGAGCGCTGCCACAGGGGCAAGACGCAGAATAGCAACGAGAGTCTGCACTCTCTGATATGGGCCCTGGCACCCAAGGAGCGCCACGCATCTTTGTACACTGTACAAGCTGCCGTGGCCGAGGCAGTAATGCGCTTCAATGCAGGCAGCGAGAGAACAtctaaaataattttgagagaactTGGTCTCAATACTAGTGCAAAAGCCAGTAAAAGGATGATGGAAAAAGATGAGCGTCGGGAACACAAGTCTGCCCGGAAACATGCTGCGGCTGAAAATGTCCAAGGTGCTTTCAAGAAGCGGCACTTGGACAATGGAAA